The window CAATGAAAAATGGGTCgtctgaatttaaataaaattttttattattataacaaGACACCATTCAAATTTGAATATAAtaacttagattaggaaaaaattataattattaattcaccaatacaaacaaaatttaaatcctAAACTTGTCACAATCTCTTTGATTGAACACATCACTTGGAAACAACTAGATTAACACTAACATATATGAATAGGGAAATAATAGTAATACCAATATCCATTACATAGAAAAAAAATCCTCCTTTTTTGGGAGGCATGAAGAGCACAATTAAGAGTATGTGATGTCcctaaaaagataataaaagaagTTACATTGCCTCTTAAAAGTTACATGATATATTATACACAAATATACTATTTCTTTTTAGAAAGTTGAaagcctaatatatatatatatttcacttATTATCTTTGTATTATGTGAAGTTTAACAACGAACGAataaacatgacactaaactcccAAGTAAAAAACAAAATAGTAGACATGACCAATAAAAAAGTGTCACATATAACATTACTTAACACTAAGATAATACATTTGGTGaagcaaaaaatataaataataaagaaataaataaaaaacctcTACCACTTTTTTTTCGCTTTTGCAAAAATACAAACTGTACTTATATATCGATATACATATTCCTCtccgtgaaaaaaaaaaaaaacaaaacaaaacaaaaaacaaaaaaacaaaacaaaaaacttaGTAAAGCAACTAACTTTTCTTCCTAATTCCTATGTGACAAAGTAGTCAGCAGCACCATTACCATGTATGTACGTCTAACACACTAAAAAATCTTTTTGCTTTTAGCAGATACTAATGTAGACTGCTAtcttctgtaggtgaacttggaaCGACAGGTACAAACCCTCTGCCTCCGAACATCGGACGCATGAACCTGTCGTCGAACCTTCTCCAATAATGGTGGACAACTTGGCTTGAATCGATGGGGTTGCCGGTATCTATGTTGGATTCTGATTCTTGTCTACTTGAGAGAAGTGGCAGTGTCTTGGAAGAAAATGAGTCAGATGACATTGAGTTCCCACCGAGCAATGACCTTATTAGAGGCTTGGTTAGTAATCCACCCACCTGCATTCATCAATAAACAATATTCAGATTAAAAATCACAAGAAATATATTGAAAGTTATCTATTAAAATCTTCTTCTGATTAGAACCCTCCATAGGTAGCCCTTTTCGGCTAGCCAACTCTCAATAAAAGCACCAATATAATGACCAATCTTCAGGTGTTGGCCCCTGATGTGGGACTCTCTCTCAGGTATTGGATTCATAACAATCGAGTATAGACACAAATGCGCACGCTTATACTTTGAAGGATTCTTACCACATTAGTGAATAGAACAACTGTGATGGTGCTGGTGATCATGATAGCATTCCCTTGCAGTTGAGTATGCCCCTTTCTAGTAAACTGAACACGCAAAAGCAACCTCGTTTTAGCACATAATATCACCATCCCAAAtcgaattcataaaaaaaatagcaaCGACTCTTGTGATTTGATGAATCCGCGCACATAATATGATCATTCTTATACGGTTATACCTTATTATATGCAAGTGCAATGGAGACAGCGCCTCGCATGAGCCCGGCCCACCATATTACAAACTGTTTGAAACATGCACAAGTGATTAAGACTTAGCTTGCAATTCAAGGTAATGAAATACTTGCTTACTTGGAACAAATACAATACACTTACCTGCTGCTTGAATGCAATCTTATCAGCCTTGGATTTCCTGAACAAATTAGCTATGAATGAAAGGGGGAACACGAAAGCGGCCCTTCCGAGCAGAACCAAGCAAAGCAGTATTCCACAGGCCCCAAGTAATGTCCATGGACTGCATGAaacaaaaatcaaatcaatataaactttttttaaatttatgccAATATGTAAAGATGACGAGTGTATCTGATCAATACCTATTGCTGGCGAATCTCCACTTCTCCATGTCCAAGGCATCCATACCAACATACAAGAAGATGAAAATCTCGGACACGAAAGAAAAGGTTGCAAAAGCATGCCTATCACATGTGGATTAACAACATTAGAAGGACGATGACATGACAATAACTATATTCGCATACTGGAGAACTCGACGAAATGCATGGTAGCTTATATTACCTGCTTGTGATCCTAGAACTTTCGGTAACATTATGCCAGGTATAGTGTGACATGACAATCCCACAAAAGAACACAGTAAGGATCCCACTCAAATCAAGAAGCTGGAAGATAAAAGTTGTCAACATTTTAGTTAGAACAGGAACATGTAGACAcattaagaaatataaatctagcTTAAGAAACACTTACTTCAGCCAACATATAAGAGAAGTAAGCCATCAGGATCATAAGCGCGATTTCTCTGTCAGTTGAATGCCTGATACCGAGTACCATCCACAAGAAACTAAGATCAGATTCAACTAcagccaataataataataataataataataaaggataTTTATACTCTATACAATATGATAATCAAACAGACCGATATGAAAAAGATATCAATACAGAGTTCTAGCATGATGTACCTGCCAAAGTACAACTTCTTTATAATGTAAGCACTGAGCAAGCCAACctgaaaaaaaatgatatatgGTACGAAGATAAAGATCATTACAAGCATGTTTTATGCGATAGAGACTCAATAATGTCAATAGACAATACGGAACACAGATTATAAGCAGACAAATATGCAGAGGAGAGGAGCATACCGCTACTCCCAGGAAAGTGCTTGTcaggaataaataaaagaaattgccGATGAACTGCATGACATTGACTGAGGTGATATGTGAGAGGTCGAATTTCTGGATTGCGTTGAAAAGAACCACGGAAGTTGCATCATTGACCACGCCTTCACCGAAAACTAGACTATATAGGAGAGGTGTCTCTTCCTGATTAAGCACCTGCAACATAAGAACGAAAACTAAGCATCGGCTTTCCTCCGCCGGTTTTATAACTAAGTATCTTTTCCTTTACACACACTCACCTGTAATGTGCACACAGAATCTGTCGCTGAGAATACAGCTCCGAGTGCTACAGTTAGAGAACAAACAGTTTAGCAGCAGACAAGAATGTAAAACAACTATAATTTATAAACTCTCACTTGACGTCATGTTATAGGACTCATAAGGTAAGAAATTACCAAAATAATCTGCCAATTCCATCAAATCCAGATCCAATGTTTTGAACAACTGTAAGGAACCTGAATCATAAATTTATAGTTCTATAAATAGTTAGGAGGACCATGGTAAATTATAAAGACATAACATGTCCACACATAATTGCTCTAGAAGTAACAAGAAACTTTTCtaagtaaaaaaaataagtggaaaaatattttttttttcacagtacAAGTCAAAGTTGGCATTATTCTGCTAGATTTCTATCCAGAAGACAATACTACATGGATGGGGAAAACACCGTACATGATAGTTTAGAAATTAAGTAGCATCATCAATCTGTAAAAGACATAAaagttccttttttttctttttgttaagtAGAGTAACATACAGAGttcatacaaaataaaccaaTCATACAAACAGAAGAAAAACAACCCACCTACACATACATTAAAAAAGTATGAAAGCCCCAAGGAATATGAAATTTCTATAAAGATTTCACTACACTTTATTTGATGACATTCCTTTGTGTTATTGAACTCTAGAAAAATCACAACAGCACAGTATTGTTCCTTTCCTTCATTTCTCATTAATTGCGTCTGTCCTAGTTTGCTTATCAAATCCTTTCCCATTTCCACCAGTCCACATATACATGAGACCCATTGTTTATAAACAGAGAAACATGCTTAAAACAAGAGGGTACTATCATGAACTACAAAGGCAAAATCTCTTTTTACCGTGATAATTGAACTGCTAAATAAATCTAATGTAAATACTTTTACCCGTTGAAAGTTAGACACATTTACAGAAAATTCAGAATAAAAAATTCTTATATATGTTAGAGTAGGCTTAAGATATTTACATAAACATACCAAGAGATACGATGAGAAATGATATTAAACTTCCAATAACACCATACAAAATAATGGCCAAAAAGTTCCGAAAGAATTGTTTCTTTTTCACTTGGAACCTGATAAAAACACAACATAAAAGGAGAATTGGAGTCAGAGAAGCTAGAAAATAACCTATTATTAAATAACATATGTTGACAACCTTTCTACTGCTACAAGTTCACAAATAATAGCAGGagaattatgaataaaaaaaatatagttatttaacaaaaatttgttttattttcggTATATTGATATGTAATAAAtttctttgtttcattatttcatCGAAAAGTAATCAAAGAATAAATAATTGATCATTGATCAATTCATCTTTAGAAATTATACGATAAATACAATAATTCAATTTCTAAAACACTAACATTGAAATGGAagaggaaaggaagaagaaaaaaaaaaaaaaaagataaaaccaactttgtttttattttgcaacCATTTCCTAGTT is drawn from Arachis hypogaea cultivar Tifrunner chromosome 12, arahy.Tifrunner.gnm2.J5K5, whole genome shotgun sequence and contains these coding sequences:
- the LOC112728487 gene encoding sodium/hydrogen exchanger 1 — its product is MMALNSSLGVMKLELFSSSPDSASVDSITLFVLLLCACVLIGHLLEKSRWMTESVVALIIGLFTGTIILMTTRGKSSHILVFDEELFFIYLLPPIIFNAGFQVKKKQFFRNFLAIILYGVIGSLISFLIVSLGSLQLFKTLDLDLMELADYFALGAVFSATDSVCTLQVLNQEETPLLYSLVFGEGVVNDATSVVLFNAIQKFDLSHITSVNVMQFIGNFFYLFLTSTFLGVAVGLLSAYIIKKLYFGRHSTDREIALMILMAYFSYMLAELLDLSGILTVFFCGIVMSHYTWHNVTESSRITSRHAFATFSFVSEIFIFLYVGMDALDMEKWRFASNSPWTLLGACGILLCLVLLGRAAFVFPLSFIANLFRKSKADKIAFKQQFVIWWAGLMRGAVSIALAYNKFTRKGHTQLQGNAIMITSTITVVLFTNVVGGLLTKPLIRSLLGGNSMSSDSFSSKTLPLLSSRQESESNIDTGNPIDSSQVVHHYWRRFDDRFMRPMFGGRGFVPVVPSSPTEDSSLH